From Ictidomys tridecemlineatus isolate mIctTri1 chromosome 2, mIctTri1.hap1, whole genome shotgun sequence, the proteins below share one genomic window:
- the Aldh2 gene encoding aldehyde dehydrogenase, mitochondrial isoform X1 — MLRAAAGLGPRLGCRLLSAAATHAVPAPNQQPEVFYNQIFINNEWHDAVSKKTFPTVNPSTGEVICQVAEGNKEDVDKAVKAARAAFQLGSPWRRMDASDRGRLLYRLADLIERDRTYLAALETLDNGKPYVISYLVDLDMVLKCLRYYAGWADKYHGKTIPMDGDFFSYTRHEPVGVCGQIIPWNFPLLMQAWKLGPALATGNVVVMKVAEQTPLTALYVANLIKEAGFPPGVVNIVPGFGPTAGAAIASHEDVDKVAFTGSTEVGHLIQVAAGKSNLKRVTLELGGKSPNIIMSDADMDWAVEQAHFALFFNQGQCCCAGSRTFVQEDIYTEFLERSVARAKSRVVGNPFDNRTEQGPQVDETQFKKILGYIQSGKQEGAKLLCGGEAAAERGYFIQPTVFGDVQDGMTIAKEEIFGPVMQILKFKTIEEVVGRANNSKYGLAAAVFTKDLDKANYLSQALQAGTVWVNCYDVFGAQSPFGGYKMSGSGRELGEYGLQAYTEVKTVTVKVPQKNS; from the exons ATCTTCATAAACAATGAGTGGCATGATGCTGTCAGCAAGAAAACATTCCCCACTGTCAACCCATCCACTGGAGAGGTCATCTGTCAGGTAGCAGAAGGGAACAAG GAAGACGTGGACAAAGCAGTTAAGGCTGCCCGGGCCGCGTTCCAGCTGGGCTCGCCCTGGCGCCGCATGGATGCCTCTGACAGGGGCCGGCTGCTCTACCGTCTGGCTGATCTGATCGAGAGGGACCGGACCTACCTGGCG GCCTTGGAGACCCTGGACAATGGCAAGCCCTATGTCATCTCCTACCTAGTGGATTTGGACATGGTCTTGAAATGTCTCCG GTATTATGCTGGCTGGGCTGATAAGTACCATGGGAAAACCATTCCCATGGATGGCGACTTCTTCAGCTACACCCGCCACGAGCCCGTAGGGGTGTGCGGGCAGATCATTCCT TGGAATTTCCCACTCCTGATGCAAGCGTGGAAACTGGGCCCAGCCCTGGCGACTGGAAATGTGGTTGTGATGAAGGTTGCGGAGCAGACTCCACTCACCGCCCTCTACGTGGCCAACTTGATCAAGGAG GCCGGCTTCCCCCCTGGTGTGGTCAACATTGTTCCTGGATTTGGCCCCACAGCTGGGGCTGCCATCGCCTcccatgaggatgtggacaaagTGGCATTCACAGGGTCCACTGAG GTTGGCCACCTCATCCAGGTGGCTGCGGGGAAGAGCAACCTTAAGAGAGTGACCCTGGAGCTGGGGGGAAAGAGCCCCAACATCATCATGTCAGATGCTGACA TGGACTGGGCAGTGGAACAGGCCCACTTTGCCCTGTTCTTCAACCAGGGCCAGTGCTGTTGCGCCGGTTCCCGGACCTTCGTGCAGGAGGACATTTACACAGAGTTCTTGGAGCGCAGCGTGGCCCGGGCCAAGTCTCGGGTGGTGGGGAACCCTTTTGACAACCGAACGGAGCAGGGGCCACAG GTGGATGAAACTCAGTTCAAGAAGATCCTTGGCTATATCCAGTCAGGGAAGCAAGAAGGGGCGAAGCTGCTGTGTGGTGGGGAGGCCGCCGCCGAGCGCGGCTACTTCATTCAGCCCACAGTGTTTGGAGATGTGCAGGATGGCATGACCATTGCAAAGGAAGAG ATCTTTGGGCCTGTGATGCAGATCCTAAAGTTCAAAACCATAGAGGAAGTAGTTGGGAGAGCCAACAATTCCAAGTATGGGCTGGCTGCAGCTGTCTTCACAAAAGATCTGGACAAGGCCAATtacctgtcccaagcccttcagGCTGGCACCGTGTG GGTCAACTGCTATGATGTGTTTGGGGCCCAGTCTCCGTTTGGCGGCTACAAGATGTCAGGCAGTGGCCGGGAACTGGGCGAGTATGGCCTGCAGGCGTACACTGAAGTGAAGACC GTCACAGTCAAAGTTCCTCAGAAGAACTCATAA
- the Aldh2 gene encoding aldehyde dehydrogenase, mitochondrial isoform X2, protein MLRAAAGLGPRLGCRLLSAAATHAVPAPNQQPEVFYNQIFINNEWHDAVSKKTFPTVNPSTGEVICQVAEGNKEDVDKAVKAARAAFQLGSPWRRMDASDRGRLLYRLADLIERDRTYLAALETLDNGKPYVISYLVDLDMVLKCLRYYAGWADKYHGKTIPMDGDFFSYTRHEPVGVCGQIIPWNFPLLMQAWKLGPALATGNVVVMKVAEQTPLTALYVANLIKEAGFPPGVVNIVPGFGPTAGAAIASHEDVDKVAFTGSTEVGHLIQVAAGKSNLKRVTLELGGKSPNIIMSDADMDWAVEQAHFALFFNQGQCCCAGSRTFVQEDIYTEFLERSVARAKSRVVGNPFDNRTEQGPQVDETQFKKILGYIQSGKQEGAKLLCGGEAAAERGYFIQPTVFGDVQDGMTIAKEEHSLQAFVSWQ, encoded by the exons ATCTTCATAAACAATGAGTGGCATGATGCTGTCAGCAAGAAAACATTCCCCACTGTCAACCCATCCACTGGAGAGGTCATCTGTCAGGTAGCAGAAGGGAACAAG GAAGACGTGGACAAAGCAGTTAAGGCTGCCCGGGCCGCGTTCCAGCTGGGCTCGCCCTGGCGCCGCATGGATGCCTCTGACAGGGGCCGGCTGCTCTACCGTCTGGCTGATCTGATCGAGAGGGACCGGACCTACCTGGCG GCCTTGGAGACCCTGGACAATGGCAAGCCCTATGTCATCTCCTACCTAGTGGATTTGGACATGGTCTTGAAATGTCTCCG GTATTATGCTGGCTGGGCTGATAAGTACCATGGGAAAACCATTCCCATGGATGGCGACTTCTTCAGCTACACCCGCCACGAGCCCGTAGGGGTGTGCGGGCAGATCATTCCT TGGAATTTCCCACTCCTGATGCAAGCGTGGAAACTGGGCCCAGCCCTGGCGACTGGAAATGTGGTTGTGATGAAGGTTGCGGAGCAGACTCCACTCACCGCCCTCTACGTGGCCAACTTGATCAAGGAG GCCGGCTTCCCCCCTGGTGTGGTCAACATTGTTCCTGGATTTGGCCCCACAGCTGGGGCTGCCATCGCCTcccatgaggatgtggacaaagTGGCATTCACAGGGTCCACTGAG GTTGGCCACCTCATCCAGGTGGCTGCGGGGAAGAGCAACCTTAAGAGAGTGACCCTGGAGCTGGGGGGAAAGAGCCCCAACATCATCATGTCAGATGCTGACA TGGACTGGGCAGTGGAACAGGCCCACTTTGCCCTGTTCTTCAACCAGGGCCAGTGCTGTTGCGCCGGTTCCCGGACCTTCGTGCAGGAGGACATTTACACAGAGTTCTTGGAGCGCAGCGTGGCCCGGGCCAAGTCTCGGGTGGTGGGGAACCCTTTTGACAACCGAACGGAGCAGGGGCCACAG GTGGATGAAACTCAGTTCAAGAAGATCCTTGGCTATATCCAGTCAGGGAAGCAAGAAGGGGCGAAGCTGCTGTGTGGTGGGGAGGCCGCCGCCGAGCGCGGCTACTTCATTCAGCCCACAGTGTTTGGAGATGTGCAGGATGGCATGACCATTGCAAAGGAAGAG CACAGCCTACAGGCCTTTGTGTCCTGGCAGTGA